A DNA window from Canis lupus familiaris isolate Mischka breed German Shepherd chromosome 10, alternate assembly UU_Cfam_GSD_1.0, whole genome shotgun sequence contains the following coding sequences:
- the ACTR1B gene encoding beta-centractin isoform X2, with protein sequence MEHGVVRDWNDMERIWQYVYSKDQLQTFSEEHPVLLTEAPLNPSKNREKAAEVFFETFNVPALFISMQAVLSLYATGRTTGVVLDSGDGVTHAVPIYEGFAMPHSIMRVDIAGRDVSRYLRLLLRKEGVDFHTSAEFEVVRTIKERACYLSINPQKDEALETEKVQYTLPDGSVLDVGPARFRAPELLFQPDLVGDESEGLHEVLVFAIHKSDMDLRRTLFANIVLSGGSTLFKGFGDRLLSEVKKLAPKDVKIKISAPQERLYSTWIGGSILASLDTFKKMWVSKKEYEEDGSRAIHRKTF encoded by the exons ATGGAGCATGGTGTGGTGCGAGACTGGAATGACATGGAGCGCATCTGGCAGTACGTCTACTCCAAGGATCAGCTGCAGACTTTCTCGGAGGAG CATCCTGTTCTCCTAACGGAGGCTCCACTCAACCCGAGTAAGAACCGGGAGAAAGCAGCAGAGGTGTTCTTTGAGACCTTCAACGTGCCAGCCCTGTTCATCTCCATGCAGGCGGTGCTCAGCCT GTATGCGACAGGACGCACGACAGGAGTGGTCTTAGACTCAGGGGACGGGGTCACTCATGCTGTGCCCATCTACGAGGGCTTTGCCATGCCACACTCCATCATGCGGGTGGACATTGCTGGCCGGGATGTCTCCCGCTATCTCCGGCTCCTGCTGCGCAAGGAAGGAGTTGACTTTCACACCTCAGCTGAGTTTGAGGTCGTGCGGACCATCAAAGAG CGAGCCTGTTACCTCTCCATCAACCCACAGAAGGATGAGGCTCTGGAGACTGAGAAGGTTCAGTACACCCTGCCAGATGGCAGCGTGCTCGAC GTGGGGCCGGCTCGGTTCCGGGCTCCTGAGCTGCTGTTCCAGCCGGACCTGGTAGGTGATGAGAGCGAGGGGCTCCACGAGGTGCTGGTCTTTGCCATCCACAAGTCTGACATGGACCTCCGCCGGACACTCTTCGCCAACATTGTGCTCTCGGGTGGCTCCACGCTCTTCAAAG GCTTCGGTGACCGATTGCTAAGTGAAGTGAAGAAGCTTGCCCCAAAGGATGTCAAAATCAAG ATCTCGGCCCCTCAGGAACGGCTGTACTCCACGTGGATTGG tgGCTCCATCCTGGCCTCGCTGGATACCTTTAAGAAGATGTGGGTATCCAAAAAGGAGTATGAAGAGGATGGCTCCCGTGCTATTCATCGTAAAACATTCTAG
- the ACTR1B gene encoding beta-centractin isoform X1: protein MESYDIIANQPVVIDNGSGVIKAGFAGDQIPKYCFPNYVGRPKHMRVMAGALEGDLFIGPKAEEHRGLLAIRYPMEHGVVRDWNDMERIWQYVYSKDQLQTFSEEHPVLLTEAPLNPSKNREKAAEVFFETFNVPALFISMQAVLSLYATGRTTGVVLDSGDGVTHAVPIYEGFAMPHSIMRVDIAGRDVSRYLRLLLRKEGVDFHTSAEFEVVRTIKERACYLSINPQKDEALETEKVQYTLPDGSVLDVGPARFRAPELLFQPDLVGDESEGLHEVLVFAIHKSDMDLRRTLFANIVLSGGSTLFKGFGDRLLSEVKKLAPKDVKIKISAPQERLYSTWIGGSILASLDTFKKMWVSKKEYEEDGSRAIHRKTF, encoded by the exons GGTTCCGGGGTGATCAAGGCTGGCTTTGCAGGAGACCAGATTCCCAAATACTGTTTCCCAAACTA TGTTGGGCGCCCTAAGCACATGCGAGTGATGGCTGGAGCCCTGGAGGGAGACCTTTTCATTGGACCAAAAGCAGAG GAGCACCGGGGGCTGCTGGCCATCCGCTACCCCATGGAGCATGGTGTGGTGCGAGACTGGAATGACATGGAGCGCATCTGGCAGTACGTCTACTCCAAGGATCAGCTGCAGACTTTCTCGGAGGAG CATCCTGTTCTCCTAACGGAGGCTCCACTCAACCCGAGTAAGAACCGGGAGAAAGCAGCAGAGGTGTTCTTTGAGACCTTCAACGTGCCAGCCCTGTTCATCTCCATGCAGGCGGTGCTCAGCCT GTATGCGACAGGACGCACGACAGGAGTGGTCTTAGACTCAGGGGACGGGGTCACTCATGCTGTGCCCATCTACGAGGGCTTTGCCATGCCACACTCCATCATGCGGGTGGACATTGCTGGCCGGGATGTCTCCCGCTATCTCCGGCTCCTGCTGCGCAAGGAAGGAGTTGACTTTCACACCTCAGCTGAGTTTGAGGTCGTGCGGACCATCAAAGAG CGAGCCTGTTACCTCTCCATCAACCCACAGAAGGATGAGGCTCTGGAGACTGAGAAGGTTCAGTACACCCTGCCAGATGGCAGCGTGCTCGAC GTGGGGCCGGCTCGGTTCCGGGCTCCTGAGCTGCTGTTCCAGCCGGACCTGGTAGGTGATGAGAGCGAGGGGCTCCACGAGGTGCTGGTCTTTGCCATCCACAAGTCTGACATGGACCTCCGCCGGACACTCTTCGCCAACATTGTGCTCTCGGGTGGCTCCACGCTCTTCAAAG GCTTCGGTGACCGATTGCTAAGTGAAGTGAAGAAGCTTGCCCCAAAGGATGTCAAAATCAAG ATCTCGGCCCCTCAGGAACGGCTGTACTCCACGTGGATTGG tgGCTCCATCCTGGCCTCGCTGGATACCTTTAAGAAGATGTGGGTATCCAAAAAGGAGTATGAAGAGGATGGCTCCCGTGCTATTCATCGTAAAACATTCTAG